The Ensifer adhaerens genome contains a region encoding:
- a CDS encoding aldolase/citrate lyase family protein — protein MPAPKNPFKAALRENRFQLGLWVALASPYAAEVVSGSGYDWLLIDGEHAPNDIPLLSAQFRAVSASASHPMVRLPVGDTVLIKQILDTGMQTLLIPMVESLAQAQQLVRATRYPPHGIRGVGAALGRASEFGRIGDYLQTAGDEICLILQIESRAGLAAIDEIAALDGVDGLFIGPSDLAADMGYLGKPGHPEVRAAIADAFERIKKAGKARGIMTLDLEQARDYREMGADFMAIGTDVTSLVRATTALRQEFLGEATSVPKKQESGY, from the coding sequence ATGCCGGCACCGAAGAACCCTTTCAAAGCAGCCCTGCGCGAAAACCGCTTCCAGCTTGGGCTCTGGGTGGCGCTAGCCAGCCCCTATGCGGCCGAAGTGGTGTCCGGCAGCGGCTATGACTGGCTGCTCATCGACGGCGAACATGCGCCGAACGATATCCCGCTGCTGTCCGCACAGTTTCGTGCCGTCTCCGCATCGGCGAGCCACCCGATGGTTCGCCTGCCGGTGGGCGATACCGTGCTGATCAAACAGATCCTCGATACCGGCATGCAGACCCTCCTGATCCCGATGGTCGAGAGCCTGGCGCAGGCGCAGCAGTTGGTGCGCGCCACCCGCTATCCGCCCCATGGTATTCGCGGCGTCGGCGCCGCCCTCGGGCGGGCCTCGGAGTTCGGCCGCATCGGCGACTATCTTCAGACCGCCGGCGACGAAATCTGCCTGATCCTGCAGATCGAGAGCCGCGCAGGTCTTGCCGCCATCGACGAGATTGCCGCGCTCGATGGCGTTGACGGCCTGTTCATTGGTCCCTCCGATCTGGCGGCCGACATGGGTTACCTCGGCAAGCCGGGTCATCCGGAGGTGCGCGCGGCGATCGCCGACGCGTTTGAGCGCATCAAGAAGGCCGGCAAGGCGCGGGGCATCATGACGCTCGATCTCGAACAGGCGCGAGACTATCGCGAGATGGGCGCCGATTTCATGGCGATCGGCACGGATGTCACCTCGCTCGTGCGCGCGACGACGGCATTACGCCAGGAGTTTCTCGGCGAGGCGACGTCGGTTCCGAAAAAGCAGGAATCCGGCTACTGA
- a CDS encoding D-mannonate oxidoreductase yields MPTPIVQFGTSRFLQAHADLFISEALKKGEAPGPITIVQTTGSSERSGRLAALARPEGFPVIIRGIQEGETIDATQRVTSVARALSTAQNWSEIRAIIAEEAEILISNTGDTGYQVGDNDLITDIPLSFPGKLLLLLKARFDAARRPLTILPCELVSRNGDVLKALMLRLAAERMGNIAFIDWLDKDVVWANTLVDRIVSEPLEPAGAIAEPYALWAIENQSGLRLPCIHPCVKLVDDLTPYEKLKLHILNLGHTVLAELWLRQGRDQNGTVRKILADPGIAAHLDKIYQSEVIPAFAAKGLESEAADYVTATLERFRNPFLNHRLGDIANHHREKIERRIVDLLRWSPGVVMPELQAICDQ; encoded by the coding sequence ATGCCGACGCCGATCGTGCAATTCGGGACGAGCCGCTTTCTTCAGGCGCATGCCGATCTCTTCATCAGCGAAGCGTTGAAGAAGGGGGAAGCGCCCGGTCCGATCACCATCGTGCAAACGACAGGGTCGAGCGAACGGTCTGGGCGCCTTGCAGCCCTTGCCCGGCCGGAAGGCTTTCCCGTCATCATCCGTGGCATCCAGGAAGGCGAGACGATCGACGCGACGCAGCGAGTGACAAGCGTGGCGCGCGCGCTTTCGACCGCCCAAAACTGGAGCGAGATCCGGGCGATTATCGCCGAGGAAGCCGAAATCCTGATCTCCAACACCGGCGACACGGGTTACCAGGTCGGCGACAACGACCTGATAACCGACATTCCGCTTTCCTTTCCGGGTAAGCTGCTCCTGCTCTTGAAGGCGCGTTTCGACGCGGCCCGACGCCCGCTGACGATTCTTCCTTGCGAGCTCGTGTCGCGCAACGGCGACGTGTTGAAGGCGCTGATGCTGCGGCTCGCGGCGGAGCGGATGGGAAACATCGCCTTTATCGACTGGCTGGACAAGGATGTCGTCTGGGCCAACACGCTGGTCGACCGCATCGTCTCCGAGCCGCTCGAGCCTGCCGGTGCAATTGCCGAACCTTATGCGCTCTGGGCGATCGAAAACCAGTCCGGCCTGCGGCTCCCTTGCATCCATCCGTGCGTGAAGCTCGTGGATGACCTGACGCCTTACGAGAAGCTGAAGCTTCACATTCTCAATCTCGGCCACACGGTGCTCGCCGAGCTCTGGCTTAGGCAAGGTCGCGACCAGAACGGGACCGTTCGGAAAATCCTGGCCGACCCCGGCATTGCCGCGCACTTGGACAAAATCTACCAATCCGAAGTGATCCCCGCCTTTGCCGCAAAAGGCCTGGAGAGCGAAGCGGCAGACTACGTGACCGCGACGCTGGAACGCTTCAGAAACCCGTTCCTCAACCACCGCCTAGGCGATATCGCCAATCATCATCGCGAAAAGATCGAACGGCGGATCGTCGATTTGCTGCGCTGGAGCCCCGGCGTAGTCATGCCTGAGCTCCAGGCAATTTGCGATCAGTAG
- a CDS encoding GntR family transcriptional regulator: MAKQNTVFKDAYNRCLKLLADTSSLPSEPELGQMLGVSRTTVRAILSRFEELQLIAWDKRKKSVLRQPRPDDYFPTEETDSLAEIIERSFMRRILAGGAEPGMQINELELARDIGTGTTSVREFLIRFSRFGLIEKRPNSHWILKGFTREFALELTEVREMFELRSAARFVSLPDNHPAWDELREIEALHRDILADIDNRYREFSELDEQFHLLVHKASSNRFIVDFYDIIAIVFHYHYQWNKTNARQRNARALEEHLAYIEALRSHDPAKAEQACRRHLQSARETLLQSIP, encoded by the coding sequence ATGGCAAAGCAGAACACCGTCTTCAAGGATGCCTATAACCGCTGCCTGAAGTTGCTGGCGGACACATCCTCGCTGCCCTCCGAGCCAGAACTCGGACAGATGCTCGGCGTCAGCCGGACGACGGTCCGCGCGATCCTCAGCCGCTTCGAGGAACTGCAGCTGATAGCCTGGGACAAGCGCAAAAAGAGCGTGCTGAGACAACCCCGGCCCGACGATTATTTTCCGACGGAAGAGACGGATTCACTCGCCGAGATCATCGAGCGCAGCTTCATGCGCCGGATTCTCGCCGGCGGCGCCGAGCCGGGCATGCAGATCAACGAGTTGGAACTGGCGCGCGACATTGGAACCGGCACGACCAGCGTACGTGAATTCCTGATCCGTTTCAGCCGCTTCGGCCTGATCGAGAAGCGGCCGAACAGCCATTGGATCCTCAAGGGTTTCACCCGCGAATTCGCGCTGGAGCTGACGGAAGTGCGCGAGATGTTCGAACTGCGCTCGGCCGCGCGCTTTGTCTCTTTGCCCGACAACCATCCGGCGTGGGATGAGCTTCGGGAGATCGAGGCTCTGCACCGGGACATCCTCGCCGACATCGACAATCGCTACCGGGAGTTCTCCGAGCTCGACGAGCAGTTTCACCTGCTGGTACACAAGGCATCGAGCAACCGGTTCATCGTCGATTTCTACGACATCATCGCGATCGTCTTCCACTATCACTACCAGTGGAACAAAACGAATGCCCGCCAGCGCAACGCCCGCGCGCTCGAAGAACACCTCGCCTATATCGAAGCACTGCGTTCGCACGACCCGGCCAAGGCGGAACAGGCCTGCCGGCGACACCTTCAGTCCGCTCGCGAAACCCTTCTCCAATCCATTCCATAG
- a CDS encoding UxaA family hydrolase, producing the protein MSAPSTILLAPEDNVVVATLAIAAGDALPNNVHAAAKVDAGHKIAIRPIRAGEPVVKYAQAIGRATADIAPGDHVHSHNLAFDKDRLAISPQGVPEAASDADKARTFMGYRRGDGRAATRNYIGVVASVNCSTTVCRAIAEEANRRILPRYEGIDGFVPIVHDQGCGMSSTGDGMANLHRTLAGYARHVNFGGVLMVGLGCEVNQLTLYGQSGAGAEKRHFNIQEAGGSRRSVEKALGILEEIAAEVGNERRIAIPVSEIIVGLQCGGSDGLSGITANPALGAAVDILAAAGGTAILSETSEIYGAEHLLRSRAVNEAVALKLDGLIAWWESYVAMHGASLDNNPSPGNKRGGLTTILEKSLGAVAKGGRSPLNAVYRYAERVTEHGLVFMDTPGYDPVSATGQVAGGANVIAFTTGRGSCFGCRPAPSIKLTSNTALYRAMEEDMDIDCGVIASGEASIAGLGREIFDLIIETASGRKTKSELFGYGDNEFVPWHLGATL; encoded by the coding sequence GTGTCTGCGCCGTCCACCATCCTGCTCGCACCGGAGGACAATGTCGTCGTGGCGACGCTGGCGATTGCCGCTGGCGACGCCCTGCCGAACAATGTTCATGCAGCAGCGAAAGTCGATGCCGGCCACAAGATCGCGATCCGCCCGATCCGCGCCGGCGAGCCGGTCGTGAAATACGCCCAGGCGATCGGCCGGGCGACCGCCGATATCGCGCCGGGCGACCACGTGCACTCCCACAACCTCGCCTTCGACAAGGATCGCTTGGCGATCAGCCCACAGGGGGTGCCGGAAGCGGCAAGCGATGCCGACAAGGCCCGCACCTTCATGGGCTATCGAAGAGGTGATGGCCGGGCAGCGACGCGCAACTACATCGGTGTCGTCGCCAGCGTGAACTGTTCCACCACGGTCTGTCGCGCCATCGCCGAGGAGGCGAACAGGCGCATTCTCCCGAGATATGAGGGTATCGATGGTTTCGTGCCGATCGTGCACGATCAGGGCTGTGGCATGTCCTCGACCGGCGACGGCATGGCCAATCTGCACCGAACCCTCGCCGGCTACGCCCGCCATGTCAATTTCGGCGGCGTTCTGATGGTCGGCCTCGGCTGCGAGGTCAACCAGTTGACGCTCTATGGCCAGAGCGGCGCCGGCGCGGAGAAACGTCATTTCAACATCCAGGAAGCCGGCGGCTCGCGTCGATCCGTTGAAAAGGCGCTGGGCATTCTCGAGGAAATCGCGGCCGAAGTCGGGAACGAACGCCGTATTGCGATCCCGGTCAGCGAGATCATCGTCGGTTTGCAATGTGGCGGTTCAGATGGGCTTTCGGGCATCACCGCAAATCCGGCGCTGGGTGCTGCGGTCGATATCCTTGCCGCGGCCGGCGGCACGGCGATCCTCTCCGAGACTTCGGAAATCTATGGCGCCGAGCACCTGTTGCGCAGCCGTGCAGTCAACGAAGCAGTGGCGCTGAAACTTGATGGGCTGATTGCCTGGTGGGAGAGCTATGTGGCGATGCATGGCGCCTCGCTCGACAACAATCCTTCGCCGGGCAACAAACGTGGTGGCCTGACCACGATCCTCGAAAAATCGCTCGGCGCCGTCGCCAAGGGCGGCCGCTCGCCGCTGAACGCGGTCTACCGTTATGCCGAACGCGTCACCGAGCACGGGCTCGTCTTCATGGATACACCTGGCTACGACCCGGTATCGGCCACTGGCCAGGTCGCCGGCGGCGCCAATGTCATTGCCTTTACCACCGGTCGCGGCAGCTGTTTCGGCTGTCGGCCCGCGCCGTCGATCAAGCTTACCAGCAACACGGCGCTCTACCGGGCGATGGAAGAGGACATGGATATCGATTGCGGCGTGATCGCTTCGGGGGAGGCGAGCATTGCCGGGCTTGGCCGCGAGATCTTCGACCTGATCATCGAGACCGCTTCGGGCCGCAAGACCAAGAGCGAGCTTTTCGGCTACGGCGATAATGAGTTCGTGCCCTGGCATCTGGGCGCAACGCTCTAA